One Bos taurus isolate L1 Dominette 01449 registration number 42190680 breed Hereford chromosome 14, ARS-UCD2.0, whole genome shotgun sequence genomic region harbors:
- the ESRP1 gene encoding epithelial splicing regulatory protein 1 isoform X4 — translation MTASPDYLVVLFGITAGATGAKLGSDEKELILLLWKVVDLANKKVGQLHEVLVRPDHLELTEDCKEETKLDAESLSSAPQLDQALRQFNQSVSNELNIGVGTSFCLCTDGQLHVRQILHPEASKKNVLLPECFYSFFDLRKEFKKCCPGSPDIDKLDVAAMTECLNFEKNSSASRYGASQVEDMGNIILAMISDPYNHRFSDPERVNYKFESGTCSKMELIDDNTVVRARGLPWQSSDQDIARFFKGLNIAKGGAALCLNAQGRRNGEALVRFVSEEHRDLALQRHKHHMGSRYIEVYKATGEDFLKIAGGTSNEVAQFLSKENQVIVRMRGLPFTATADEVVAFFGQHCPITGGKEGILFVTYPDGRPTGDAFVLFACEEYAQNALRKHKDLLGKRYIELFRSTAAEVQQVLNRFSSAPLIPLPTPPIIPVLPQQFVPPTNIRDCIRLRGLPYAATIEDILDFLGEFSTDIRTHGVHMVLNHQGRPSGDAFIQMKSADRAFMAAQKCHKKTMKDRYVEVFQCSAEEMNFVLMGGTLNRNGLSPPPCLSPPSYTFPAPAAVIPTEAAIYQPSVLLNPRALQPSTAYYPAGTQLFMNYTAYYPSV, via the exons ATGACGGCGTCTCCGGATTACTTGGTGGTGCTCTTCGGAATCACGGCTGGGGCCACCGGGGCCAAGCTGGGCTCGGACGAGAAGGAGCTGATCCTGCTCTTATGGAAAGTCGTGGATCTGGCCAACAAGAAG GTGGGACAGTTGCACGAAGTACTAGTTAGACCGGATCACTTGGAGCTGACGGAGGACTGCAAAGAAGAAACGAAGCTCGACGCCGAGAGCCTGTCCTCGGCGCCGCAGCTGGACCAAGCGCTCCGACAG TTTAACCAGTCAGTGAGCAATGAACTGAATATTGGGGTAGGAACCTCCTTCTGTCTCTGTACCGACGGGCAGCTTCATGTCAGGCAAATTCTGCATCCTGAGGCTTCTAAGAAG AATGTATTATTGCCTGAATGCTTCTATTCCTTTTTTGATCTTCGAAAAGAATTCAAGAAGTGTTGCCCTGGTTCACCTGATATTGATAAACTGGATGTTGCAGCAATGACAGAGT GTTTAAATTTTGAGAAGAATAGTTCAGCCTCCCGGTATGGAGCATCTCAAGTTGAAGATATGGGAAATATAATCTTAGCAATGATTTCAGACCCTTATA ATCACAGGTTTTCAGATCCAGAGAGAGTAAATTACAAATTTGAAAGTGGCACTTG CAGCAAGATGGAACTTATTGATGACAACACAGTAGTCAGGGCACGAGGTTTACCATGGCAGTCTTCGGATCAAGATATTGCAAGATTCTTCAAAGGACTCAATATTGCCAA GGGCGGTGCAGCACTGTGTCTGAATGCCCAGGGTCGGAGGAACGGAGAAGCCCTGGTTAGGTTTGTGAGCGAGGAGCACAGAGACCTAGCTCTGCAGAGACACAAGCACCACATGGGGAGCCGGTACATCGAG GTTTACAAAGCAACAGGTGAAGATTTTCTTAAAATTGCTGGTG GTACATCCAATGAGGTGGCCCAGTTTCTCTCCAAGGAAAACCAAGTCATTGTCCGCATGCGGGGGCTCCCCTTCACGGCCACGGCTGATGAAGTGGTGGCCTTCTTTGGACAGCATTGCCCCATCACTGGGGGGAAGGAAGGCATCCTCTTTGTTACCTACCCGGATGGTAGGCCCACAGGGGATGCTTTTGTCCTCTTTGCTTGCGAGGAATACGCACAGAACGCACTGAGGAAGCATAAAGACTTGTTGGGTAAAAGATACATCGAACTCTTCCGGAGCACAGCAGCTGAAGTTCAGCAG GTGCTGAATCGATTCTCCTCGGCTCCTCTCATTCCACTTCCAACCCCTCCCATTATTCCAGTACTACCTCAGCAGTTTGTGCCCCCTACAAACATTAGAGACTGTATACGCCTTCGAGGTCTTCCCTATGCAGCCACAATTGAGGATATCCTTGACTTCCTGGGGGAGTTTTCCACCGATATCCGAACTCATGGGGTCCACATGGTATTGAACCACCAG GGCCGCCCGTCAGGAGATGCCTTTATCCAGATGAAGTCTGCGGACAGAGCATTTATGGCTGCACAGAAGTGTCATAAAAAAACCATGAAGGACAGATATGTTGAAGTCTTTCAGTGTTCAGCTGAGGAGATGAACTTTGTGTTAATGGGGGGCACTTTAAATCGAAATGGCTTATCCCCACCGCCAT
- the ESRP1 gene encoding epithelial splicing regulatory protein 1 isoform X3 produces MTASPDYLVVLFGITAGATGAKLGSDEKELILLLWKVVDLANKKVGQLHEVLVRPDHLELTEDCKEETKLDAESLSSAPQLDQALRQFNQSVSNELNIGVGTSFCLCTDGQLHVRQILHPEASKKNVLLPECFYSFFDLRKEFKKCCPGSPDIDKLDVAAMTECLNFEKNSSASRYGASQVEDMGNIILAMISDPYNHRFSDPERVNYKFESGTCSKMELIDDNTVVRARGLPWQSSDQDIARFFKGLNIAKGGAALCLNAQGRRNGEALVRFVSEEHRDLALQRHKHHMGSRYIEVYKATGEDFLKIAGGTSNEVAQFLSKENQVIVRMRGLPFTATADEVVAFFGQHCPITGGKEGILFVTYPDGRPTGDAFVLFACEEYAQNALRKHKDLLGKRYIELFRSTAAEVQQVLNRFSSAPLIPLPTPPIIPVLPQQFVPPTNIRDCIRLRGLPYAATIEDILDFLGEFSTDIRTHGVHMVLNHQGRPSGDAFIQMKSADRAFMAAQKCHKKTMKDRYVEVFQCSAEEMNFVLMGGTLNRNGLSPPPCKLPCLSPPSYTFPAPAAVIPTEAAIYQPSVLLNPRALQPSTAYYPAGTQLFMNYTAYYPSV; encoded by the exons ATGACGGCGTCTCCGGATTACTTGGTGGTGCTCTTCGGAATCACGGCTGGGGCCACCGGGGCCAAGCTGGGCTCGGACGAGAAGGAGCTGATCCTGCTCTTATGGAAAGTCGTGGATCTGGCCAACAAGAAG GTGGGACAGTTGCACGAAGTACTAGTTAGACCGGATCACTTGGAGCTGACGGAGGACTGCAAAGAAGAAACGAAGCTCGACGCCGAGAGCCTGTCCTCGGCGCCGCAGCTGGACCAAGCGCTCCGACAG TTTAACCAGTCAGTGAGCAATGAACTGAATATTGGGGTAGGAACCTCCTTCTGTCTCTGTACCGACGGGCAGCTTCATGTCAGGCAAATTCTGCATCCTGAGGCTTCTAAGAAG AATGTATTATTGCCTGAATGCTTCTATTCCTTTTTTGATCTTCGAAAAGAATTCAAGAAGTGTTGCCCTGGTTCACCTGATATTGATAAACTGGATGTTGCAGCAATGACAGAGT GTTTAAATTTTGAGAAGAATAGTTCAGCCTCCCGGTATGGAGCATCTCAAGTTGAAGATATGGGAAATATAATCTTAGCAATGATTTCAGACCCTTATA ATCACAGGTTTTCAGATCCAGAGAGAGTAAATTACAAATTTGAAAGTGGCACTTG CAGCAAGATGGAACTTATTGATGACAACACAGTAGTCAGGGCACGAGGTTTACCATGGCAGTCTTCGGATCAAGATATTGCAAGATTCTTCAAAGGACTCAATATTGCCAA GGGCGGTGCAGCACTGTGTCTGAATGCCCAGGGTCGGAGGAACGGAGAAGCCCTGGTTAGGTTTGTGAGCGAGGAGCACAGAGACCTAGCTCTGCAGAGACACAAGCACCACATGGGGAGCCGGTACATCGAG GTTTACAAAGCAACAGGTGAAGATTTTCTTAAAATTGCTGGTG GTACATCCAATGAGGTGGCCCAGTTTCTCTCCAAGGAAAACCAAGTCATTGTCCGCATGCGGGGGCTCCCCTTCACGGCCACGGCTGATGAAGTGGTGGCCTTCTTTGGACAGCATTGCCCCATCACTGGGGGGAAGGAAGGCATCCTCTTTGTTACCTACCCGGATGGTAGGCCCACAGGGGATGCTTTTGTCCTCTTTGCTTGCGAGGAATACGCACAGAACGCACTGAGGAAGCATAAAGACTTGTTGGGTAAAAGATACATCGAACTCTTCCGGAGCACAGCAGCTGAAGTTCAGCAG GTGCTGAATCGATTCTCCTCGGCTCCTCTCATTCCACTTCCAACCCCTCCCATTATTCCAGTACTACCTCAGCAGTTTGTGCCCCCTACAAACATTAGAGACTGTATACGCCTTCGAGGTCTTCCCTATGCAGCCACAATTGAGGATATCCTTGACTTCCTGGGGGAGTTTTCCACCGATATCCGAACTCATGGGGTCCACATGGTATTGAACCACCAG GGCCGCCCGTCAGGAGATGCCTTTATCCAGATGAAGTCTGCGGACAGAGCATTTATGGCTGCACAGAAGTGTCATAAAAAAACCATGAAGGACAGATATGTTGAAGTCTTTCAGTGTTCAGCTGAGGAGATGAACTTTGTGTTAATGGGGGGCACTTTAAATCGAAATGGCTTATCCCCACCGCCATGTAAGTTACCAT